A genomic segment from Microbulbifer elongatus encodes:
- a CDS encoding polysaccharide lyase family 7 protein translates to MNVQKYSPMKLAAALLLASQATVCFAADPVGVTASSDDGNTPENTLDNNLSTRWSAQGDGQWIRYDLGTSYTVEALEIALHKGDQRTATLDIQTSTDGSSWQTVFSGDQPSSTANLQTFDVTDTSARYVRIVGYGNSSNDWNSISEVDITTSSDDPGDPGDPGCPACEPAVVATASSDDGNGPENVLDDDLGTRWSADGSGQWLQLDLGQSQVVGSANIAFYKGDQRTSSFDIQTSDDGSAWETVLYGGVSSGNTTAQENFSLFETEARYVRYVGYGNSSNSWNSLTEMSVSEENGNTDPIGGGSSSSSSSGGSSSGGSGNCDTSSTGSSVTVGCLEYGTGGTLPMANLDPSADPDENFDLSKWKITYPDASEEYPPQVSANEFYTDSATGAMVFQCPNTGGSTSNSSYSRSELREMLNESAGTTSLGNNWVISTASSSDQSAAAGVNGNMKATISVDRVSDTYDSGSEWRVGRVVVGQIHASDNEPFKVYYRKLPGHTKGWVYMAYEDSDTEIFIPLFGDSDTNEYGLTSTVEPVEDGIELGEKWGYEVNVEGREMTVTVTKADGTWARQTIFWAEEYNDDWFYFKAGSYNQNNGGDSDDYAQVSFYNFEVTHDGDSGSSSSSSGGGSSSSSSGSSSGGSSGGSSSGSGSVPSDLMENCNQWKITYPTGEEDKTLCGEANNEYFYVNDAGDGMVFYAPIRTDNGTTPNSSYIRSELREREPDGSKDVYWTTDGQHIVYVKQAITHLPMVKDHLVATQIHGNKSEGIDDAMVLRLEGDHLFLSFNGGKLRDDLTIKTGYQLGTTHEIIFEVVDGRHYAYYSEDGNLANAFLSGNADQYLVRDGSNDYVMDRSYGDAYFKIGNYTQSNADREGDLADHPDNYGEVVVYDYWIDHQ, encoded by the coding sequence ATGAATGTGCAGAAATACTCGCCTATGAAATTGGCGGCTGCGCTGTTGCTTGCTTCGCAAGCGACAGTGTGTTTTGCCGCTGATCCTGTGGGTGTCACTGCGTCTAGCGATGATGGCAACACACCTGAAAATACTCTGGACAATAACCTATCCACGCGCTGGTCTGCCCAGGGTGATGGACAATGGATCCGCTACGATCTTGGAACCAGTTACACGGTCGAGGCACTGGAAATCGCCCTGCACAAAGGCGACCAGAGAACCGCGACCCTGGACATTCAGACGTCCACCGACGGCAGCAGTTGGCAGACCGTATTCTCCGGAGACCAGCCTTCCAGCACCGCCAACCTGCAGACGTTTGATGTGACCGACACCAGCGCGCGCTACGTGCGTATTGTGGGCTACGGCAACTCCTCCAACGACTGGAACAGCATCAGTGAAGTCGACATTACTACTTCGTCTGATGATCCCGGTGACCCCGGCGATCCTGGCTGTCCGGCCTGTGAACCAGCTGTGGTCGCGACCGCAAGCAGCGACGATGGCAATGGCCCGGAAAATGTTCTGGATGATGATCTCGGCACCCGCTGGTCCGCCGACGGCAGTGGCCAATGGCTGCAGCTGGATCTCGGGCAATCGCAGGTTGTAGGCAGCGCGAACATCGCGTTCTACAAGGGCGATCAGCGCACTTCCTCGTTCGACATCCAGACCAGTGATGACGGCTCCGCTTGGGAGACCGTACTGTACGGTGGTGTCAGCAGCGGTAACACTACCGCGCAGGAAAACTTCTCCCTATTTGAGACCGAAGCGCGCTACGTGCGCTATGTTGGCTACGGCAACAGCTCCAACTCCTGGAACTCGCTGACCGAAATGAGCGTCAGTGAAGAAAACGGCAACACCGATCCGATCGGTGGTGGAAGCAGCAGTAGTAGTAGCAGTGGTGGCAGCAGCAGTGGCGGCTCCGGGAACTGCGACACTTCCAGCACCGGCAGCAGCGTGACCGTTGGCTGCCTGGAGTACGGTACCGGTGGCACCCTGCCAATGGCCAATCTCGATCCTTCCGCGGACCCCGATGAAAACTTTGATCTGAGCAAATGGAAAATCACTTATCCGGATGCCAGCGAAGAATATCCTCCGCAGGTCAGCGCGAATGAGTTCTACACCGACAGCGCCACAGGCGCCATGGTGTTCCAGTGCCCCAACACCGGTGGCTCCACCTCCAACTCGTCCTACTCCCGCAGCGAACTGCGCGAGATGCTGAACGAGAGTGCGGGTACCACCAGCCTCGGCAACAACTGGGTCATTTCCACTGCCTCCAGCTCTGACCAGAGCGCAGCGGCGGGCGTGAATGGCAATATGAAAGCCACCATTTCTGTGGATCGTGTATCCGACACCTACGATTCTGGTTCTGAATGGCGCGTTGGCCGCGTTGTTGTAGGACAGATTCACGCGTCTGATAACGAGCCGTTCAAGGTCTACTATCGTAAACTGCCAGGACATACCAAAGGCTGGGTCTATATGGCCTATGAGGATTCCGATACCGAGATCTTCATTCCGCTGTTTGGTGATTCCGACACCAACGAGTACGGCCTGACCTCTACCGTTGAACCGGTAGAAGACGGTATCGAGCTCGGCGAGAAGTGGGGCTACGAAGTCAACGTCGAAGGCCGTGAAATGACCGTGACAGTGACCAAGGCCGATGGCACCTGGGCACGTCAGACCATTTTCTGGGCTGAAGAGTACAACGATGACTGGTTCTACTTTAAAGCCGGTTCCTACAACCAGAACAATGGTGGCGACAGCGACGATTACGCCCAAGTTTCCTTCTACAACTTTGAGGTTACCCACGACGGCGATAGCGGCTCTTCCAGCTCCAGTTCTGGCGGCGGTTCTTCCAGCAGCTCTTCGGGTAGTTCTTCCGGCGGCTCTTCAGGTGGTTCTTCTTCCGGTTCCGGCAGTGTACCTTCAGACCTGATGGAAAACTGCAACCAGTGGAAGATCACCTACCCCACCGGTGAAGAAGATAAAACCCTGTGTGGCGAGGCCAATAACGAGTACTTCTACGTAAACGATGCGGGCGATGGCATGGTGTTTTATGCACCAATTCGCACCGACAACGGTACCACGCCAAACTCCAGCTATATCCGTTCCGAGCTGCGTGAGCGTGAGCCGGACGGCAGCAAGGATGTTTACTGGACCACCGATGGCCAACACATCGTGTACGTGAAGCAGGCGATTACCCACCTGCCCATGGTAAAAGATCACCTGGTAGCAACGCAGATTCACGGCAACAAAAGTGAAGGCATTGATGATGCCATGGTTCTGCGCCTGGAAGGCGATCACCTGTTCCTGAGCTTCAACGGCGGCAAGCTGCGGGATGACCTCACCATCAAGACCGGCTACCAGCTGGGCACTACTCACGAAATTATTTTCGAAGTAGTGGACGGCCGGCACTACGCCTACTACAGCGAAGACGGCAACCTTGCCAACGCCTTCCTGTCCGGCAATGCGGATCAGTATCTGGTGCGTGACGGCTCCAACGACTACGTGATGGACCGTAGTTACGGAGACGCCTACTTCAAGATTGGTAATTACACGCAGAGTAATGCTGATCGCGAAGGAGACCTGGCGGACCATCCGGACAACTACGGTGAAGTCGTTGTTTATGATTACTGGATTGACCACCA
- a CDS encoding DUF2062 domain-containing protein, with protein sequence MPKSVIRRWLPTPEQVRANNGLKFLGTLLHDPNLFHLNRHSVSVAFAVGIFTSFLPLPGQMLIAALLALWFRCNLPLSMALVWISNPVTMPAIFYSAYKLGAWILGTPPMPFKIELSWEWLTEEVGRIWLPLFSGSLIFAIFFATAAYFAMQAIWRWQVVKRWKARLAQRKSQLDQSQ encoded by the coding sequence ATGCCTAAGAGTGTTATCAGGCGCTGGCTGCCAACTCCCGAGCAAGTGCGCGCAAATAATGGCCTGAAGTTTCTGGGCACCCTGCTGCACGACCCCAACCTGTTTCACCTGAACCGCCATTCGGTCTCTGTGGCCTTCGCGGTGGGTATCTTCACCAGCTTTCTTCCCCTGCCCGGCCAGATGTTGATTGCGGCACTGCTGGCACTGTGGTTCCGCTGCAATCTGCCCCTGTCGATGGCTCTGGTTTGGATCAGCAACCCGGTGACCATGCCGGCGATTTTTTACAGCGCCTACAAGCTTGGCGCCTGGATACTCGGCACTCCGCCCATGCCATTCAAGATCGAGCTGTCTTGGGAGTGGCTGACCGAGGAAGTCGGGCGTATCTGGCTGCCGCTGTTTTCCGGCTCTCTGATTTTCGCGATCTTCTTTGCGACCGCTGCCTACTTTGCCATGCAGGCGATCTGGCGCTGGCAGGTGGTGAAGCGATGGAAAGCGCGCCTGGCGCAACGCAAATCCCAACTCGACCAGAGCCAGTAA
- a CDS encoding GntR family transcriptional regulator — MTMESAKDQSTEAPATMSEVPPANAPTATAGKPARGSQSLADRLFLSLRKDIVEGRIAAGSKISEPELARRFDASRGSLREALMRLESLSLIERRVNVGARVVDLTERGLLEIYDVREALEGMACRLAAENRSEDDLLELRRMLVRHEQQEELKQGTAYYQPEGDFDFHFRIVQASHNDLLIDTLCNKLYYRVRMYRYQLGMASPRAHRAFREHSHIIEAIEAGDGELAEILMRRHIRASRSNIENKLSQQN, encoded by the coding sequence ATGACGATGGAATCCGCCAAAGACCAGTCGACGGAAGCGCCAGCCACGATGAGCGAGGTGCCGCCGGCGAATGCGCCCACGGCCACTGCCGGTAAACCTGCCCGTGGCTCCCAGAGCCTGGCTGACCGGCTGTTTCTGTCCCTGCGCAAAGATATCGTGGAAGGGCGAATCGCCGCCGGCAGCAAGATCAGCGAGCCGGAACTGGCCCGTCGCTTCGACGCCAGCCGCGGCAGCCTGCGCGAAGCTCTGATGCGGCTGGAATCCCTCAGTCTGATCGAGCGCCGGGTCAACGTAGGCGCCCGCGTGGTCGATCTCACCGAGCGCGGCCTGCTGGAAATTTACGACGTGCGCGAGGCGCTGGAAGGCATGGCCTGCCGCCTGGCCGCCGAGAACCGCAGCGAAGACGACCTGCTGGAGCTGCGCCGGATGCTGGTGCGCCATGAGCAGCAGGAAGAACTGAAGCAGGGCACCGCCTACTACCAGCCGGAAGGGGACTTCGACTTTCACTTCCGCATTGTGCAGGCGTCCCACAACGACCTGCTGATCGACACCCTGTGCAACAAGCTCTATTACCGCGTGCGCATGTACCGCTACCAGCTGGGTATGGCCAGCCCCCGCGCGCACCGCGCCTTCCGCGAACACAGCCACATTATCGAGGCCATCGAGGCCGGCGATGGTGAACTGGCAGAAATCCTGATGCGTCGCCATATCCGCGCGTCGCGCAGCAATATCGAAAACAAGCTTTCCCAGCAGAATTGA
- the prpB gene encoding methylisocitrate lyase — translation MSRPESAGARFRQALSDNQPLQVVGTINAYTAIMAERIGHQAIYLSGGGVANASYGLPDLGMTSMNDVLEDVRRITAASSLPLLVDIDTGWGGAFNIARTIKEMIRAGAAAVHIEDQVAQKRCGHRPNKEIVSKEEMVDRIKAAVDARDDDDFFIMARTDAFAQEGLEAAIDRAQACIEAGADGIFAEAVTELEHYRAFKDALNVPILANITEFGKTKLYNKAELGESGADMVLYPLSAFRAMNKAAENVYSSILQNGDQQAVVDTMQTRAELYDYLNYHEFEDKLDNLFKK, via the coding sequence ATGAGCAGACCAGAATCCGCCGGCGCACGCTTTCGCCAGGCCCTGAGCGACAATCAGCCCCTGCAGGTTGTCGGTACCATCAACGCCTACACCGCGATCATGGCCGAGCGCATCGGTCACCAGGCCATCTACCTGTCCGGCGGCGGCGTGGCCAATGCTTCCTACGGCCTGCCGGACCTGGGTATGACCAGCATGAACGACGTACTGGAAGACGTGCGCCGCATCACCGCCGCCTCCAGCCTGCCGCTGCTAGTGGATATCGATACCGGCTGGGGTGGCGCTTTCAATATCGCCCGCACCATCAAAGAAATGATCCGTGCCGGCGCCGCGGCGGTACATATCGAAGACCAGGTCGCCCAGAAACGCTGCGGCCACCGCCCGAACAAAGAGATCGTCTCTAAAGAGGAAATGGTTGACCGCATCAAGGCCGCTGTGGACGCCCGCGATGACGACGACTTCTTCATCATGGCCCGTACCGATGCCTTCGCACAGGAAGGCCTGGAAGCCGCCATCGACCGCGCCCAGGCATGTATCGAAGCCGGTGCCGACGGTATCTTCGCCGAAGCCGTCACCGAACTCGAACACTACCGCGCCTTTAAAGATGCATTGAACGTCCCGATCCTCGCCAACATCACCGAATTTGGTAAAACCAAGCTGTACAACAAAGCCGAGCTGGGCGAGTCCGGCGCCGACATGGTCCTCTATCCACTGTCCGCCTTCCGTGCCATGAACAAAGCCGCGGAAAACGTCTACAGCAGCATCCTGCAAAACGGCGACCAGCAGGCCGTAGTCGACACCATGCAGACCCGCGCGGAGCTCTACGACTACCTGAACTACCACGAGTTCGAAGACAAGCTCGATAACCTGTTCAAGAAGTAA
- the prpC gene encoding bifunctional 2-methylcitrate synthase/citrate synthase has product MAEKKVGGAGLRGQVAGKTALSTVGVSGSGLTYRGYDVKDLAENCEFEEVAYLIFNGELPTQAQLNDYKGTLKTMRGLPVALREVLERIPADAHPMDVMRTGCSMLGNLEGEESFDQQQEKANRLLAAFPSIICYWYRYSHDGVRIETETDDDSIGGHFLHMLRGEKPNALHEQVMNVSLILYAEHEFNASTFTARVCASTLSDLFSCITGAIGSLRGPLHGGANEAAMELIEKFSSADEAEKELLGMLERKEKIMGFGHAVYTESDPRNAIIKQWSEKLAADVGDDVLYPVSVRCEEVMWREKKLFCNADFFHASAYHFMGIPTKLFTPIFVMSRVTGWAAHVFEQRADNRIIRPSAEYTGPELRKVTPIADR; this is encoded by the coding sequence ATGGCAGAGAAAAAAGTTGGCGGAGCAGGCCTGCGCGGCCAGGTCGCGGGCAAGACCGCACTTTCCACCGTAGGCGTATCCGGCTCCGGCCTGACCTACCGCGGCTACGACGTAAAAGACCTGGCAGAAAACTGCGAGTTCGAAGAAGTCGCCTACCTGATCTTCAACGGTGAACTGCCCACTCAGGCCCAATTGAACGACTACAAGGGCACCCTGAAAACCATGCGTGGTCTGCCAGTGGCCCTGCGCGAAGTACTGGAGCGCATCCCCGCCGACGCCCACCCCATGGACGTCATGCGCACCGGTTGCTCCATGCTGGGCAACCTGGAAGGCGAAGAGTCCTTCGATCAGCAGCAGGAAAAAGCCAACCGCCTGCTGGCCGCGTTCCCCTCCATCATTTGTTACTGGTACCGCTACAGCCACGACGGCGTGCGCATCGAGACCGAAACCGATGATGACTCCATCGGCGGCCACTTCCTGCACATGCTGCGCGGCGAAAAGCCCAACGCACTGCACGAGCAGGTCATGAACGTCTCCCTGATCCTGTACGCGGAGCACGAGTTCAACGCGTCCACCTTCACCGCGCGCGTCTGTGCCTCCACCCTGTCTGACCTGTTCAGCTGCATCACCGGCGCCATCGGCTCCCTGCGCGGCCCGCTGCACGGCGGCGCCAACGAAGCCGCGATGGAACTGATCGAGAAGTTCTCCTCCGCCGACGAAGCAGAAAAAGAACTGCTGGGCATGCTCGAGCGCAAAGAAAAGATCATGGGCTTCGGCCACGCGGTTTACACCGAATCCGACCCGCGCAACGCCATCATCAAACAGTGGTCGGAAAAACTGGCCGCGGACGTGGGCGACGACGTGCTCTACCCGGTATCCGTACGCTGCGAAGAAGTCATGTGGCGCGAGAAGAAGCTGTTCTGTAACGCCGACTTCTTCCACGCCTCCGCGTACCACTTCATGGGTATTCCCACCAAATTGTTTACGCCGATCTTCGTGATGAGCCGTGTAACCGGCTGGGCCGCCCACGTATTCGAACAGCGCGCCGACAACCGCATCATCCGCCCAAGCGCGGAATACACCGGCCCGGAGCTGCGCAAAGTAACCCCAATCGCAGACCGCTAA
- the acnD gene encoding Fe/S-dependent 2-methylisocitrate dehydratase AcnD codes for MNTEYRKKLPGTDLDYFDTREAVENIQPGSYEKLPYTSRILAENLVRRCEPENLTAALKQIIERKRDLDFPWFPARVVCHDILGQTALVDLAGLRDAIAEKGGDPAKVNPVVPTQLIVDHSLAVEYPGFEKDAFEKNRAVEERRNEDRFHFINWTKTAFENVDVIPPGNGIMHQINLEKMSPVVQVKDGVAFPDTCVGTDSHTPMVDALGVISVGVGGLEAESVMLGRASYMRLPDIVGVELTGKLQPGITGTDMVLALTEFLRRERVVGAYLEFFGAGASSLSLGDRATIANMTPEYGATAGMFAIDEQTIDYLKLTGRDDEQVALVEKFAKETGLWVDSLKNAEYERVLKFDLSSVGRNLAGPSNPHALLPVSELANRGIAKDWEDGWNKEKGEMPDGAVIIAAITSCTNTSNPRNMIAAGLIARNANKLGLTRKPWVKTSLAPGSKTVKMYLEEADLLPELQQQGFDVVAFACTTCNGMSGALDPKIQKEVIDRDLYATAVLSGNRNFDGRIHPYAKQAFLASPPLVVAYAIAGTIRFDIEKDVLGHDKDGNPVTLKDIWPSDEEIDAIVKQSVKPEQFRQVYIPMFDLNKAEAEKGEPLYHWRPQSTYIRRPPYWEGALAGERSLKGMRPLAVLGDNITTDHLSPSNAILASSAAGEYLAKMGLPEEDFNSYATHRGDHLTAQRATFANPKLLNEMVRDDNGAVKQGSLARVEPEGKVTRMWEAIETYMDRKQPLIIIAGADYGQGSSRDWAAKGVRLAGVEAIVAEGFERIHRTNLIGMGVLPLEFQPGTTRETLGIDGTETFDVLGEHTPGATLTLLIHRKDGETVEVPVKCRLDTQEEVSIYSAGGVLQRFANDFLEAEASA; via the coding sequence ATGAACACCGAATACCGCAAAAAACTCCCCGGCACAGACCTCGATTATTTCGACACCCGCGAGGCCGTCGAAAACATCCAGCCGGGCAGCTATGAAAAACTCCCGTACACATCCCGCATCCTCGCGGAGAACCTGGTACGCCGCTGCGAACCCGAAAACCTCACCGCAGCCCTGAAACAAATCATCGAGCGCAAACGCGACCTCGACTTCCCCTGGTTCCCCGCGCGCGTCGTCTGCCACGATATTCTCGGCCAGACCGCACTGGTGGACCTCGCCGGCCTGCGCGACGCCATCGCAGAGAAGGGCGGTGACCCCGCCAAAGTAAACCCGGTCGTGCCCACCCAGCTGATCGTCGACCACTCCCTGGCCGTCGAGTACCCCGGTTTTGAAAAAGACGCGTTCGAAAAGAACCGCGCTGTGGAAGAGCGCCGCAACGAAGACCGCTTCCACTTCATCAACTGGACCAAGACCGCGTTTGAAAACGTCGACGTCATCCCGCCCGGCAACGGCATCATGCACCAGATCAACCTGGAGAAAATGTCTCCGGTTGTGCAGGTCAAAGATGGCGTCGCCTTTCCGGATACCTGCGTCGGCACCGACAGCCACACACCCATGGTGGATGCACTCGGCGTAATTTCCGTGGGCGTGGGCGGTTTAGAGGCCGAAAGCGTCATGCTCGGTCGCGCCTCCTATATGCGCCTGCCCGACATCGTCGGCGTCGAACTGACCGGCAAACTGCAGCCCGGCATCACCGGTACCGACATGGTATTGGCATTGACCGAGTTCCTGCGCCGCGAGCGCGTAGTGGGTGCCTACCTCGAATTCTTCGGCGCAGGCGCGTCCAGCCTGAGCCTCGGCGACCGCGCCACCATCGCCAACATGACGCCCGAATACGGCGCAACCGCCGGCATGTTCGCCATCGATGAGCAGACCATCGACTACCTGAAGCTCACCGGCCGCGACGACGAGCAGGTAGCCCTGGTAGAAAAGTTTGCGAAAGAAACCGGCCTCTGGGTAGACAGCCTCAAAAATGCCGAATACGAGCGCGTACTCAAGTTCGATCTCTCTTCTGTCGGCCGCAACCTCGCCGGCCCCTCCAACCCGCACGCACTGCTGCCGGTATCGGAACTGGCGAATCGCGGTATTGCCAAAGACTGGGAGGACGGTTGGAATAAAGAGAAAGGCGAGATGCCGGACGGCGCGGTGATCATCGCCGCAATCACCAGCTGCACCAACACCAGCAACCCGCGGAACATGATTGCCGCGGGCCTGATCGCACGCAACGCCAACAAGCTCGGTCTGACCCGCAAGCCCTGGGTAAAAACCTCCCTGGCACCGGGTTCCAAAACCGTAAAAATGTACCTGGAAGAAGCCGACCTGCTGCCGGAACTGCAACAGCAGGGCTTCGACGTGGTCGCGTTTGCCTGCACCACCTGTAACGGAATGAGCGGCGCGCTGGATCCGAAAATCCAGAAAGAAGTCATCGACCGCGACCTCTACGCCACCGCCGTACTGTCCGGCAACCGTAACTTCGACGGCCGTATCCACCCCTACGCCAAGCAGGCCTTCCTGGCTTCACCGCCCTTGGTGGTCGCCTACGCCATCGCCGGCACCATCCGCTTCGATATTGAAAAAGATGTACTGGGCCACGACAAAGACGGCAACCCGGTAACCCTGAAAGATATCTGGCCGAGCGACGAAGAGATCGACGCGATCGTCAAACAGAGCGTGAAGCCCGAGCAGTTCCGCCAGGTCTACATCCCGATGTTTGACCTGAACAAAGCGGAAGCAGAGAAGGGCGAGCCGCTGTACCACTGGCGCCCGCAAAGCACCTACATCCGCCGCCCACCGTACTGGGAAGGCGCACTTGCAGGCGAGCGCAGCCTCAAAGGCATGCGCCCGCTGGCGGTACTCGGTGACAACATCACCACCGACCACCTGTCGCCGTCCAATGCCATCCTGGCCAGCAGTGCGGCCGGTGAATACCTGGCGAAAATGGGCCTGCCGGAAGAGGACTTCAACTCCTACGCCACCCACAGGGGTGATCACCTCACCGCCCAACGCGCCACCTTCGCCAACCCGAAACTGTTGAACGAAATGGTGCGCGACGACAACGGTGCAGTGAAGCAGGGCTCCCTTGCCCGCGTGGAGCCGGAAGGCAAGGTCACCCGTATGTGGGAAGCCATCGAAACCTACATGGACCGCAAGCAGCCGCTGATCATTATCGCCGGCGCCGACTACGGCCAGGGCTCCTCCCGCGACTGGGCCGCCAAGGGCGTGCGCCTCGCCGGTGTCGAAGCCATCGTGGCCGAAGGCTTCGAACGCATTCACCGCACCAACCTGATCGGCATGGGCGTACTGCCCCTGGAATTCCAGCCCGGCACAACCCGTGAGACGCTGGGCATCGACGGCACCGAAACCTTCGACGTTCTCGGCGAACACACCCCAGGCGCAACCCTGACCCTGCTGATCCACCGCAAAGACGGTGAGACGGTGGAGGTCCCGGTCAAATGCCGCTTGGACACCCAGGAAGAAGTCTCCATCTACAGCGCCGGCGGCGTCCTCCAACGCTTCGCCAACGACTTCCTCGAAGCCGAAGCCAGCGCCTAA
- the prpF gene encoding 2-methylaconitate cis-trans isomerase PrpF → MTHTPQNFPPQIRVPATYMRGGTSKGVFFRLQDLPEPAQVPGQARDNLLLRVIGSPDPYGKQTDGMGGATSSTSKTVIVSKSEQPEHDVDYLFGQVAIDKPFVDWSGNCGNLTAAVGAFAINSGFVDAARVPENGICTVRIWQANIKKTIIAQVPITNGEVQETGDFELDGVTFPAAEVQIEFMDPADGEGAMFPTGNLVDDLEVPGVGTLKATMINAGIPTIFINAADIGYTGSELQEAINGDDKALAMFETIRAHGAVKMGLIAKVEEAAARQHTPKVAFVAAPKGYIASSGKEVGSGSIDLLVRALSMGKLHHAMMGTAAVAIGTAAAIPGTLVNLAAGGGERNAVTFGHPSGTLRVGAEVEIANGQWTATKAIMSRSARVLMEGWVRVPGNTF, encoded by the coding sequence ATGACTCATACTCCCCAAAACTTCCCCCCACAAATCCGGGTCCCCGCCACCTACATGCGAGGCGGCACCAGCAAAGGCGTCTTCTTCCGCCTACAAGACCTCCCAGAACCCGCCCAGGTCCCAGGCCAAGCCCGAGACAACCTGCTACTCCGAGTAATCGGCAGCCCCGACCCCTACGGCAAACAAACCGACGGCATGGGCGGCGCCACCTCCAGCACCAGCAAAACGGTGATCGTCTCCAAGAGCGAACAGCCCGAACACGACGTCGATTACCTGTTCGGCCAGGTCGCCATCGACAAACCGTTCGTAGACTGGTCCGGCAACTGCGGCAACCTAACCGCCGCCGTCGGCGCCTTCGCCATCAACAGCGGTTTTGTCGATGCAGCGCGTGTTCCAGAGAACGGCATCTGCACCGTGCGCATCTGGCAGGCCAATATCAAAAAAACCATCATTGCCCAGGTCCCCATCACCAATGGGGAAGTGCAGGAGACCGGTGATTTCGAACTGGACGGCGTCACTTTCCCCGCGGCAGAGGTCCAGATCGAATTTATGGATCCGGCCGACGGGGAAGGAGCCATGTTCCCCACCGGCAACCTGGTGGACGACCTGGAAGTACCAGGCGTCGGTACGCTAAAGGCCACCATGATCAATGCCGGCATCCCCACCATCTTCATCAATGCCGCGGATATCGGTTATACCGGCAGCGAACTGCAGGAAGCCATCAACGGTGACGACAAGGCCCTCGCCATGTTCGAAACCATCCGCGCCCACGGGGCGGTGAAGATGGGGCTGATCGCAAAGGTGGAAGAGGCCGCCGCTCGCCAGCATACGCCCAAAGTTGCTTTCGTAGCCGCCCCAAAGGGCTATATCGCCTCTAGTGGTAAAGAAGTAGGATCAGGAAGTATCGATCTGCTGGTGCGCGCCCTGTCCATGGGCAAACTGCACCACGCCATGATGGGCACCGCTGCGGTGGCCATCGGCACCGCAGCCGCCATTCCCGGCACCCTGGTCAATCTGGCCGCTGGGGGAGGGGAGCGCAATGCCGTTACCTTCGGCCATCCGTCTGGCACCCTGCGGGTTGGTGCGGAGGTGGAAATTGCCAATGGGCAGTGGACTGCTACCAAAGCCATTATGAGTCGCAGTGCGCGGGTTTTGATGGAGGGTTGGGTGCGGGTGCCCGGGAACACTTTTTAG